One Engystomops pustulosus chromosome 7, aEngPut4.maternal, whole genome shotgun sequence DNA window includes the following coding sequences:
- the LOC140070198 gene encoding uncharacterized protein: MVALLSLKITKSNGGLITNLYRKKTATNSLLHHSSFHPDHLKTGIPVGQFIQIKRNCTLQEDFHKNASELTGRLRNRGYPRKTISNAYIRARDWRREDLLTTKNRTSEFHLGVVTTYNNQWSEILAILSKNWNILRAEPRLRPLISEKPTLIAKRARNLKDSLSNSHFKRPTRPLGRGSKLNGSYPCGSCSVCPLLPASREFMHPTSAKKFPLRNYINCRSRNVVYALICLCRKIYVGQTTQELRKRTQQHLSSITNAGTHFSQGKTLSTVAAHFRNFHASKTRGLSVVGLDEVTTNIRGGDTIPELLRREARWIYYVGTRAPDGINKDLLFTGFYKNR, encoded by the coding sequence ATGGTTGCTCTTTTGTCTTTGAAGATCACCAAGTCAAACGGCGGGCTAATTACGAATCTCTACCGCAAGAAGACGGCTACCAACAGCCTGCTACATCACAGCAGCTTTCATCCGGACCATTTAAAAACCGGCATCCCTGTGGGACAATTCAtccaaataaaaagaaattgcacCCTACAGGAAGATTTCCATAAGAACGCATCAGAACTAACAGGGAGACTTCGGAACAGAGGGTACCCCAGAAAAACAATTTCAAATGCCTATATTCGGGCCCgtgactggaggagagaggaCCTCCTGACCACCAAAAACAGGACGTCTGAATTCCACTTAGGTGTGGTGACTACATATAACAACCAATGGTCTGAAATCCTTGCCATCCTCTCTAAAAACTGGAATATCCTACGGGCCGAACCACGTCTGCGACCCCTGATCTCTGAAAAGCCCACACTTATAGCCAAACGGGCCAGAAATCTAAAGGATAGCCTTTCCAACAGTCACTTCAAACGTCCAACTCGACCATTGGGAAGAGGGTCTAAATTGAATGGCTCCTATCCTTGTGGAAGCTGCTCTGTCTGCCCATTACTACCAGCTTCTCGGGAATTCATGCATCCCACTTCAGCTAAGAAATTCCCTCTACGAAACTACATAAACTGCAGATCCAGAAATGTTGTCTATGCCCTGATTTGTCTGTGCAGAAAAATCTACGTAGGGCAAACTACACAAGAATTGAGGAAACGTACACAACAACATCTATCCAGCATTACCAACGCAGGTACGCATTTCTCACAGGGAAAGACACTTTCCACGGTTGCAGCCCACTTTCGCAACTTTCATGCCAGCAAGACTAGAGGTCTCAGTGTTGTCGGTTTGGACGAAGTTACGACCAATATCAGAGGAGGGGACACCATCCCCGAATTGCTTAGACGGGAGGCACGTTGGATTTACTACGTGGGGACGCGGGCACCTGATGGCATTAACAAAGACCTTTTATTCACAGGTTTTTACAAGAATAGGTAG